In Hallerella succinigenes, the following are encoded in one genomic region:
- a CDS encoding alginate O-acetyltransferase AlgX-related protein — protein MLHDLGVQPTVIVKKMGIPFSIDSVANNSELRHVSVWDSIDLPTLAALDFAAYYQNPIREAGKQELPENAKPLTAEFDAYPFPMFDSLVAEEPEFAQILNPIAWEPFSKILYAKGAGDSLAQVFRSVESVKWGQSNVFADFQKIEKLYLFGSNKQYGAWWVQVVPRKWTGKQAFWARLKRKPSQAEIDIFKRYTSQRLNLEMAQDWIKTLAAYWYPTFNTDMEVHEVGKEWNGAKPFAVMRGNPMGTPIWVAFDIPQFRKVALKPADTAVAEKEFTRALDTNSAWRTQELEKLQGVCPETPETEAFKVKLSHVLDSLPAGQNAWSANGMLWFRRDANSLLAKDFTAQDSLHNPLPRLLELKAYLDSLGIQFLVVPMPTKEALYADKMISGTADTLCVDIAGRDIIRKLLAAGVDVLDVFPALQAARASDDAEHFSFQKFDTHWAAPGLLATMEQLAMKVTTYAWYENSGAVPGTLEMRDTTILREGDLIQQLPQAEQGAFAPETLDVKKIYKNGKPYVGGKNAPILLMGDSFTGVFESVDGKSGGPGSLLAFATGLDVQVVTSWGGGPLVRHRMVKDKKSLKTKRLVIYMMTLRDFWQSPLEWDVL, from the coding sequence ATGTTGCACGACTTAGGTGTGCAGCCGACGGTTATCGTAAAAAAAATGGGCATTCCTTTTTCGATTGATTCCGTGGCTAACAATAGCGAACTGCGCCACGTATCCGTTTGGGATTCGATCGACCTTCCGACTCTTGCCGCTTTGGATTTTGCCGCTTATTACCAGAATCCGATTCGTGAAGCGGGCAAGCAGGAACTTCCGGAAAATGCAAAACCTTTGACCGCAGAATTCGACGCTTATCCGTTTCCGATGTTTGATTCGCTTGTGGCCGAAGAACCGGAATTTGCGCAAATTCTAAATCCGATCGCCTGGGAGCCGTTCTCTAAGATCCTTTATGCAAAAGGGGCGGGGGATTCTCTTGCGCAAGTCTTCCGCAGCGTGGAAAGCGTCAAGTGGGGGCAGTCGAACGTCTTTGCCGATTTCCAAAAAATTGAAAAGCTCTATCTGTTTGGCTCCAATAAGCAGTACGGCGCATGGTGGGTTCAGGTCGTTCCACGAAAGTGGACAGGAAAGCAGGCGTTTTGGGCAAGGCTTAAGCGGAAGCCTTCTCAAGCGGAAATCGATATTTTCAAGCGTTACACTTCGCAGCGCTTGAACCTGGAAATGGCTCAGGATTGGATTAAGACGCTTGCCGCTTACTGGTATCCGACCTTCAATACCGACATGGAAGTTCACGAAGTGGGCAAGGAATGGAACGGAGCAAAGCCTTTCGCCGTGATGCGTGGAAATCCGATGGGGACGCCGATATGGGTCGCTTTTGACATTCCGCAATTCCGCAAGGTCGCTTTGAAGCCGGCGGATACAGCCGTAGCCGAAAAGGAATTCACCCGTGCCCTCGACACGAATTCCGCTTGGAGAACGCAGGAATTGGAAAAGCTGCAAGGCGTTTGTCCGGAAACTCCAGAGACCGAAGCCTTTAAGGTGAAGCTTTCCCATGTTCTTGATTCGCTTCCCGCCGGCCAAAATGCTTGGAGTGCAAATGGAATGCTCTGGTTTCGCCGTGATGCGAACTCGTTGCTCGCCAAGGATTTTACCGCTCAGGATTCCTTGCACAATCCGCTTCCGAGACTTTTGGAACTCAAGGCATATCTCGACAGTTTAGGAATTCAGTTCCTGGTCGTGCCGATGCCCACCAAGGAAGCTCTTTATGCAGACAAAATGATCTCCGGTACAGCAGATACGCTTTGCGTGGACATTGCGGGCCGAGACATCATCCGGAAGCTTCTTGCGGCAGGCGTGGACGTTCTGGACGTTTTCCCGGCGCTGCAGGCGGCTCGCGCGAGCGACGATGCTGAGCATTTTTCGTTTCAAAAGTTCGATACGCACTGGGCCGCACCAGGACTCCTTGCGACGATGGAACAGCTCGCGATGAAGGTGACGACTTACGCCTGGTATGAAAATTCCGGAGCGGTACCGGGAACGCTTGAAATGCGTGACACGACCATTTTACGTGAAGGCGATTTGATTCAACAGCTTCCGCAGGCCGAGCAGGGAGCTTTTGCCCCGGAAACCCTCGACGTTAAAAAGATTTACAAGAACGGAAAACCTTATGTGGGTGGAAAGAACGCTCCCATTCTTTTGATGGGCGATTCCTTCACCGGAGTCTTTGAATCTGTGGACGGAAAGTCGGGTGGTCCTGGCTCTCTTCTCGCTTTTGCAACCGGTTTGGATGTTCAGGTTGTGACCAGTTGGGGCGGTGGACCGCTTGTGCGCCATCGCATGGTCAAAGACAAAAAATCCTTGAAAACAAAGCGTCTGGTCATTTACATGATGACTCTTCGCGATTTCTGGCAATCGCCATTGGAGTGGGATGTTCTCTAG
- a CDS encoding viroplasmin family protein encodes MKFYAIKSPSVQKIVTSWLECEKLTHGVKGCLFKSFATREDAESWLSGVSEIHGEGLRIYVDGSFTPDFDRAGWAFIAVENDKQIGAENGVTDLPAESRNIDGELTASLHALAWLKRMGKTGVICHDYEGIARWAKGEWKANKPIAIRYKEAVKEFPNAKFEKVPAHSGVKWNEAVDQLAKKAIADCKAREKAAKAAKTAKPATPAAAKPVVKTVENSAPTKTVKKEVPAQTKTPERMPSPGESLDLFG; translated from the coding sequence ATGAAGTTTTACGCGATAAAATCGCCTTCTGTGCAAAAAATTGTCACTTCTTGGCTGGAATGTGAAAAACTTACGCATGGAGTCAAAGGTTGCCTCTTCAAATCGTTCGCTACGCGTGAAGACGCAGAATCATGGCTTTCCGGCGTTTCGGAAATCCATGGGGAAGGTTTGCGCATTTACGTAGATGGATCCTTTACTCCAGACTTTGACCGTGCTGGCTGGGCGTTTATTGCCGTAGAAAATGACAAACAGATTGGAGCGGAAAACGGGGTAACGGATTTACCCGCCGAAAGCCGCAATATTGACGGGGAACTGACCGCGAGTTTGCACGCCCTTGCTTGGCTCAAAAGAATGGGAAAAACGGGCGTCATCTGTCACGATTATGAAGGGATTGCCCGCTGGGCAAAAGGCGAATGGAAGGCGAACAAGCCGATTGCCATCCGCTACAAGGAAGCGGTCAAGGAATTCCCGAACGCAAAATTTGAAAAAGTTCCAGCCCATTCTGGCGTTAAGTGGAACGAAGCTGTGGACCAGCTCGCCAAAAAGGCGATTGCCGATTGCAAGGCTCGCGAAAAGGCAGCAAAAGCCGCAAAGACTGCAAAACCGGCAACTCCGGCTGCCGCAAAACCCGTTGTAAAGACCGTCGAAAACTCCGCTCCGACGAAAACGGTCAAAAAAGAAGTCCCTGCGCAAACAAAAACGCCGGAACGAATGCCTTCGCCCGGCGAATCTCTAGACTTGTTCGGCTAA
- a CDS encoding carbon-nitrogen hydrolase produces the protein MKSLRIATLQGKWFKTTEATNAWYVSEAKKLKDSKLDILVLPELYHTPYFPIEEGEKGFDWAIEKNDALVSEWQTIAKELNAVVVFPFFEKRARGIYYNSAYVFERDGSIAGLYRKSHIPDDPGFYEKYYFAPGDTGFEPIQTSAGKIGVLICWDQWFPEAARINALKGADVLIYPTAIGWDCKEPESLYERQKDSWMTVMRGHAIANRLFVVAANRIGTEDDLTFWGHSFVSAPDGFVIEDLKSDFLGASITEIDLSEIEFNRRWWPHFRDRRTDLYKDILKTWDTP, from the coding sequence ATGAAATCACTCCGCATTGCAACATTACAAGGCAAATGGTTTAAAACAACCGAAGCGACAAACGCTTGGTATGTTTCCGAAGCTAAAAAATTGAAAGATTCGAAGCTCGACATCCTTGTTCTTCCGGAACTTTACCACACCCCGTATTTTCCGATCGAAGAAGGCGAAAAGGGCTTTGACTGGGCCATCGAAAAGAATGATGCCCTGGTGAGCGAATGGCAAACAATAGCCAAGGAGCTGAACGCCGTTGTCGTGTTCCCGTTCTTTGAAAAACGCGCCCGTGGAATCTATTACAACAGCGCCTATGTCTTTGAACGTGACGGAAGCATTGCGGGTCTCTATCGCAAGAGTCACATTCCTGACGATCCGGGCTTTTACGAAAAGTATTACTTTGCACCAGGCGACACGGGCTTTGAACCGATCCAGACTTCCGCTGGTAAAATCGGCGTTCTTATCTGCTGGGATCAGTGGTTCCCGGAAGCAGCCCGCATCAACGCGCTCAAGGGAGCAGATGTTCTGATTTACCCGACAGCCATCGGTTGGGACTGCAAGGAACCGGAATCCCTTTACGAGCGTCAAAAAGACAGCTGGATGACAGTGATGCGCGGTCATGCAATTGCGAACCGCCTTTTCGTCGTCGCAGCAAACCGCATCGGAACAGAAGACGACTTAACTTTCTGGGGACATTCCTTCGTGAGCGCTCCGGACGGATTCGTTATCGAAGATTTGAAATCGGACTTCCTCGGTGCATCCATCACGGAAATCGACCTTTCGGAAATTGAATTCAACCGACGCTGGTGGCCGCATTTCCGCGACCGTCGCACCGACCTGTACAAAGACATTCTCAAAACCTGGGACACGCCATGA
- a CDS encoding agmatine deiminase family protein: MTLHYPAEWETQKSIWLSFPHNSQNWRGKNREKIFAFYFELIEICSRFQPVNVLVPLDFVLPKAQKKIFAKAKFKPKFIKQETDDVWIRDYGPFFVYNGTGKEKIVKFQFNAWGAKFPPWSKDEKIPFAIAKKKKLAVKEYPYIFEGGAIEVNDDGLGITTLPCLIGKHRNSKKDLKHVEDALKEALGLKDLLVLPEGLAGDHTDGHIDNAVRFISKTCVAMAWEEDQSKVNFKPLLRNKTILETWLKRHYGSKARVDMVQIPTQKKLGRGTLPASYMNYIYLNGALVYPKYEEEFDKKAEAYFKKVYPKREIIGIDATTVIRQGGSLHCISKQEN; encoded by the coding sequence ATGACCTTGCACTACCCTGCCGAATGGGAAACCCAAAAATCCATCTGGCTTTCTTTTCCGCACAACTCACAGAACTGGCGTGGTAAAAATCGAGAAAAGATTTTCGCCTTCTACTTTGAACTGATCGAAATCTGCTCCCGTTTTCAGCCGGTGAACGTGCTTGTTCCGCTGGACTTTGTACTGCCGAAAGCCCAAAAGAAGATCTTTGCGAAAGCCAAGTTCAAGCCGAAGTTTATCAAACAAGAAACCGATGACGTCTGGATCCGTGACTACGGTCCGTTCTTCGTTTACAATGGAACGGGTAAAGAAAAAATTGTGAAGTTCCAGTTCAACGCCTGGGGCGCCAAGTTCCCGCCGTGGAGTAAAGACGAAAAGATTCCTTTTGCAATCGCTAAAAAGAAAAAGCTCGCCGTTAAGGAATACCCGTATATCTTTGAAGGTGGCGCCATCGAAGTGAATGACGATGGTCTCGGCATCACGACCCTACCCTGCCTCATCGGCAAGCATCGCAATTCCAAAAAGGATTTAAAGCACGTCGAAGACGCTCTGAAGGAAGCCCTCGGCCTTAAGGATTTGCTCGTTCTTCCGGAAGGCCTCGCCGGAGACCACACGGACGGTCACATCGACAATGCGGTCCGCTTTATCTCGAAAACGTGCGTCGCCATGGCTTGGGAAGAAGACCAGTCCAAAGTGAACTTTAAACCGCTTTTGCGCAACAAGACCATTCTCGAAACGTGGTTAAAGCGTCATTACGGCTCCAAGGCTCGTGTCGATATGGTCCAGATTCCGACGCAAAAAAAGCTCGGGCGTGGTACGCTCCCAGCTTCTTACATGAACTACATCTATTTGAACGGTGCGCTCGTGTATCCGAAGTACGAAGAAGAATTCGACAAAAAAGCCGAAGCCTACTTCAAGAAGGTTTACCCGAAGCGTGAAATCATCGGCATTGACGCCACGACGGTCATTCGTCAGGGCGGAAGCCTGCACTGCATCAGCAAGCAAGAAAACTGA
- a CDS encoding TIGR02171 family lipoprotein, whose translation MMIFRWLWILAVCLAGLISCTNEASTADTLSASYHDMQRIVSQGDSVQITAANITSRFSYNFYIDVHEVTVGEYAQVLNASFDSDEKDYPVTDVSFYDAVFFANEKSKAMELDTVYSYEGLSRSSDGHIIFLEKFTTDFQANGYRLPTEAEWIYAAQNGWNPLKNAWTSENSDFEKHKVCELPKDKNGLCDMAGNVLEWTNDWLSSAKDISVENFAGASHANSLSEVVVKGGSYRNAAANIQLKNRGDVYTVSPAMHAAYVGFRLVRGIVDFIQQPEEGGGLAWEWNVQVQTSASEIKKKLGALNSVLAFRDDETGNLGYIRFASSNPTVVEIVDTLDVYHPVISPDGSKIAFCTKPEGISGNSSLYVRDLNETGSNLVKLDVESAAIPRWRVLGADTQIVYVTSAANNANDVEWKQASTWSVPFANGTFGTPTKILEGSYNGGVLNDGTLAVSGARLLRAKVNGREEVWLDGEQACNVSLSEVSRQVLFLDFGSSTGEAFSGEAYLPHQKLLVSDARGNLTAMIPAPEHYTFDHTEWVENSPDYAVATLTDNDGAHSKIVLVRTMDSSVMEIASGNELWHPNLWIDAMEANQQIDLDMDSAGVYVFQGDEYVYQLLRVKMELFWNRADSLEVVCLGSSRVEDGIIAQKLDSSYAAVNLGHPGNTLSFTLFIAENYVLNHAHKLKALVIALDIDIWQASENAYFNQFQKYPGTVYDRNHHYWKNGTPSYFPQMVQSSYAEPNIRNTYLNTLGFNALEPQGWGEVSEVNVDSMWASIHPEIIDAQWLLLENFLTLTKARGISVVGIIFPQSPLYKETGSFGRYGPQRSVAVSIIEGLNALQKKYPNFVLMDENKMGDHDYSDAMAYGVDHLATPGAERLTDRLDSVLRTLETFQ comes from the coding sequence ATGATGATTTTTCGTTGGCTTTGGATTCTCGCTGTTTGTTTGGCAGGCTTGATTTCTTGTACAAATGAAGCCTCGACGGCAGACACATTGTCTGCCTCCTATCACGATATGCAACGCATCGTTTCGCAAGGGGATTCGGTTCAAATTACGGCGGCGAATATCACGTCCCGTTTTTCATATAACTTTTACATCGATGTACACGAAGTCACTGTCGGTGAATATGCGCAAGTTTTGAACGCATCTTTTGATTCCGACGAGAAGGATTATCCGGTAACCGACGTCTCTTTCTATGACGCCGTGTTTTTTGCAAACGAAAAGTCCAAGGCGATGGAACTCGATACCGTTTACAGCTACGAGGGGCTTTCCCGATCCTCGGACGGACACATCATTTTCCTTGAAAAATTCACTACCGATTTCCAAGCGAACGGCTACCGCTTGCCGACAGAAGCCGAATGGATTTATGCAGCCCAAAATGGTTGGAATCCGTTGAAAAATGCTTGGACTTCTGAAAATTCCGATTTTGAAAAACATAAAGTCTGCGAACTTCCCAAAGACAAGAATGGCCTCTGCGACATGGCTGGCAATGTCCTTGAATGGACGAACGACTGGCTTTCTAGCGCTAAGGATATATCTGTTGAAAATTTCGCCGGAGCCTCTCACGCCAATTCTTTGAGTGAAGTGGTTGTCAAAGGCGGAAGCTACCGGAATGCGGCAGCCAACATCCAATTAAAGAATCGTGGCGATGTTTACACGGTTTCGCCTGCAATGCACGCCGCTTATGTTGGATTCCGTTTGGTACGTGGCATTGTGGATTTTATTCAGCAACCGGAAGAAGGCGGCGGCCTTGCTTGGGAATGGAATGTTCAAGTACAGACTTCTGCCTCGGAAATAAAGAAAAAGTTGGGAGCCTTGAATTCCGTTTTGGCGTTCCGCGATGATGAAACGGGAAACCTCGGATATATCCGCTTCGCCTCTTCCAATCCGACGGTTGTTGAAATTGTAGATACGCTGGATGTTTACCATCCGGTGATTTCTCCAGATGGTTCTAAAATCGCCTTCTGCACCAAGCCAGAAGGGATTTCCGGAAATTCCAGTTTGTATGTGCGCGATCTGAACGAAACAGGCTCGAATTTGGTAAAGCTCGATGTGGAAAGCGCGGCGATTCCGCGTTGGCGAGTTCTCGGCGCGGATACGCAGATCGTTTATGTGACAAGTGCCGCAAATAATGCGAATGATGTGGAATGGAAACAAGCTTCGACATGGAGCGTTCCTTTTGCAAATGGAACATTTGGAACGCCGACAAAAATCCTGGAAGGCTCTTACAACGGCGGTGTTCTGAACGACGGAACGTTGGCGGTCAGCGGAGCGAGACTTCTCCGGGCAAAGGTAAATGGCCGTGAAGAAGTTTGGCTGGACGGGGAACAGGCTTGCAACGTCTCCCTTTCCGAAGTCTCTCGACAGGTGCTTTTCCTCGACTTTGGAAGTTCTACGGGGGAAGCATTTTCGGGAGAAGCTTATTTGCCACATCAAAAACTTTTGGTATCTGATGCCCGCGGAAATTTGACTGCGATGATTCCTGCTCCGGAACATTACACGTTTGATCATACAGAATGGGTGGAAAACAGCCCGGATTATGCAGTGGCGACGCTTACCGATAACGACGGAGCCCATTCTAAAATCGTTTTGGTTCGCACGATGGATTCTTCTGTGATGGAAATCGCTTCCGGCAATGAACTATGGCATCCGAATTTGTGGATAGACGCCATGGAAGCCAATCAGCAGATCGACCTTGACATGGACAGTGCTGGGGTCTATGTCTTTCAGGGAGATGAATACGTCTATCAGCTCTTGCGAGTCAAGATGGAACTTTTTTGGAACCGGGCGGATTCTTTAGAAGTGGTCTGCTTGGGAAGTTCACGTGTGGAAGATGGAATTATCGCTCAAAAATTAGACTCATCCTATGCTGCTGTGAATTTGGGACATCCCGGAAATACGCTTTCTTTTACCTTATTTATCGCGGAAAATTACGTATTGAATCATGCGCACAAGTTGAAAGCCCTTGTCATCGCTTTGGATATCGACATTTGGCAGGCTTCTGAAAACGCTTATTTCAATCAATTCCAAAAATACCCAGGCACTGTTTATGATAGAAACCATCACTATTGGAAAAATGGAACTCCGTCCTATTTCCCCCAAATGGTTCAATCCTCCTACGCAGAACCCAATATTCGAAATACCTATCTGAACACATTAGGTTTTAACGCCTTGGAACCTCAAGGTTGGGGGGAAGTTTCCGAAGTCAATGTGGATTCTATGTGGGCTTCTATCCATCCTGAAATTATCGACGCACAATGGTTGCTGTTGGAAAATTTCTTGACTCTAACAAAAGCTCGGGGAATTTCTGTCGTCGGTATTATCTTTCCGCAGTCTCCCTTGTATAAAGAAACGGGTTCTTTTGGCCGTTACGGTCCCCAGCGTTCGGTTGCAGTTTCCATTATCGAAGGCTTAAATGCTCTGCAAAAAAAATATCCGAATTTCGTTCTGATGGACGAAAACAAAATGGGCGATCATGATTATTCCGATGCCATGGCGTATGGTGTTGATCACTTGGCGACTCCTGGTGCAGAGCGATTGACGGATCGACTGGATTCCGTATTAAGGACGTTGGAGACATTCCAGTGA
- a CDS encoding PCMD domain-containing protein: MDTFGSSDYHVLKEIHFEEEAGKPSIYASEHKIVVTTIDVPDSMDTWDSVTISDIDMSHFASLHLVDSKFKSFPTDSAELDSLAREVSYVEKELKEGSKIRIPSSHLVYIVILSESGKPAIWQIEFSIPDVVAEPSSSAEEGYSSSSAEEVYSSSSANLNSDVSLSLEFADALGVQVSGDSILVEFPQGTDLSKVKLDTAIIFRKSSLSPAPSSVTDWSKAQSFTVTAEDGTEKTWTVIAYTTQSSATDLQMAFQDQFKVNRSGDTISVKLVYGSLVTDAVLDSFRIPAGASISPNPDSVKTWDASQAFTVTAEDGTVRTWTVLLSIAAEDETVSSDKELLSISAEKEISAATVDTSKKTVVLHLATASALSSVTVTLEISKTASHNLQTTALDLRTEQTFTITAEDASFETWTISADYPKSSAAVILSFTTDDFTSQVSISTAAKTIDVKIPAAQAIQLEKVYFSATYSDGAKKTSPMTDYLDLSDGSAEIIVTAEDGSTVIWTVFVTVSTSAPQITAMSIGSGKVSGIIDQSAGTIFFNMTYTEDLDLRKLTVQSLSLSDGASTRDLEEGSAYDFAKKKTVTVSNSAGDSKTYTIQAGYQYPNSDFNTWTDDAFGNRNDIEYWDNGNNSALASTKTLTTSAENETVIKMESKSAKILGIGRFAAGNMLIAYFNPKNVTTFAMTGYDDGNELIDFGRPFYGRPQYVEFDVQYKGLGDSCDLYLLLENRTATENNGKNQFRKSSDVNTLVASAWYRATTVESTEDPDVVSITDAERSGYKTIRLKLQYGKPNSASPIYNSSVFATSLKNSEGIDNHLVETDSPDDFDVTHIRVVVASSALGNVYEGSVGATLYCDAMRLIYE; the protein is encoded by the coding sequence ATGGATACCTTTGGCTCATCGGATTATCATGTGCTGAAAGAAATTCATTTTGAAGAAGAAGCGGGCAAACCATCGATTTACGCTTCGGAACACAAGATTGTGGTGACAACAATCGATGTTCCCGATTCGATGGACACTTGGGATTCGGTGACGATTTCGGATATCGATATGAGTCATTTTGCGAGTCTTCATCTGGTTGATTCCAAATTCAAATCGTTTCCAACCGATTCGGCGGAGTTGGATTCGCTTGCGAGAGAAGTTTCCTATGTGGAAAAGGAGTTAAAAGAAGGCAGTAAAATTCGGATACCTTCGAGCCATTTGGTGTACATCGTGATTCTTTCGGAAAGCGGTAAACCCGCGATTTGGCAGATTGAATTTTCCATTCCGGACGTTGTCGCAGAACCCAGTTCGAGTGCTGAAGAAGGATATTCGAGTTCTTCTGCGGAAGAGGTTTATAGTTCGAGTTCGGCGAACTTGAATTCGGATGTTTCGCTTTCGCTTGAATTTGCGGATGCTTTGGGTGTGCAAGTTTCGGGAGATTCCATTCTTGTAGAATTTCCGCAGGGAACCGATCTTTCGAAAGTCAAACTGGATACGGCGATTATTTTCCGCAAATCGAGCCTTTCTCCTGCACCAAGTTCCGTGACGGATTGGTCCAAGGCTCAGTCGTTTACCGTGACCGCAGAAGATGGCACCGAAAAAACGTGGACGGTGATCGCTTACACGACACAAAGTTCTGCGACGGATTTGCAGATGGCCTTTCAAGATCAGTTTAAGGTCAATCGCTCCGGTGATACCATTTCTGTTAAACTCGTTTACGGATCGCTTGTGACCGATGCGGTTCTTGATTCCTTCCGCATTCCGGCAGGTGCTTCGATTTCGCCGAATCCGGATTCCGTTAAAACTTGGGACGCTTCTCAGGCTTTTACGGTGACTGCGGAAGATGGCACTGTAAGGACGTGGACCGTTCTTCTTTCGATTGCCGCGGAAGATGAAACCGTTTCTAGCGACAAGGAACTCCTTTCGATTTCTGCAGAAAAGGAAATTTCGGCAGCTACCGTGGATACTTCTAAAAAGACCGTGGTACTGCACCTCGCGACGGCAAGCGCTCTTTCGTCCGTAACCGTAACTCTGGAAATTTCAAAAACGGCTTCGCATAACTTGCAAACGACGGCGCTGGATTTGCGTACCGAACAAACGTTCACCATTACCGCGGAAGACGCAAGCTTTGAAACGTGGACGATTTCTGCGGACTATCCAAAGTCTTCAGCGGCGGTCATTTTGAGTTTTACCACGGATGATTTTACATCGCAAGTTTCCATTTCCACTGCAGCAAAAACCATCGATGTAAAAATCCCCGCGGCCCAGGCAATCCAATTGGAAAAGGTTTATTTCAGCGCGACCTATTCCGACGGCGCAAAAAAGACAAGTCCCATGACAGATTATCTGGATCTTTCCGACGGCTCAGCAGAAATCATTGTGACCGCAGAAGACGGTTCAACCGTCATTTGGACCGTGTTTGTAACCGTATCCACTTCGGCTCCTCAGATTACGGCTATGTCGATCGGTTCCGGAAAAGTTTCTGGCATCATCGACCAGTCTGCCGGAACGATCTTCTTTAATATGACTTATACGGAGGATTTGGATCTGCGTAAGCTGACGGTGCAATCGCTTTCGCTTTCGGATGGCGCTTCGACAAGGGATTTGGAAGAAGGCTCCGCTTATGACTTCGCCAAAAAGAAAACGGTTACCGTTTCAAACTCGGCAGGCGATTCTAAAACTTATACGATTCAAGCGGGCTATCAATACCCGAACAGCGATTTCAATACGTGGACAGATGACGCATTCGGAAATCGCAATGACATCGAATATTGGGATAACGGAAACAACAGCGCGCTGGCTTCCACCAAAACGCTCACCACGAGTGCGGAAAACGAAACCGTCATTAAAATGGAATCCAAGTCCGCTAAAATCCTAGGCATCGGACGCTTTGCCGCTGGCAATATGCTGATCGCCTACTTTAACCCGAAGAATGTGACCACCTTTGCGATGACTGGTTACGACGACGGAAATGAGCTTATCGACTTTGGAAGACCTTTCTACGGACGCCCCCAATATGTGGAATTCGATGTTCAATATAAAGGATTAGGCGATTCCTGCGACTTGTATCTTTTGCTTGAAAATCGTACCGCAACCGAGAACAATGGCAAAAACCAATTCCGCAAATCCAGCGATGTGAATACTCTTGTTGCCAGTGCTTGGTACCGCGCCACGACCGTCGAATCGACCGAAGACCCGGATGTCGTTTCGATTACCGACGCAGAACGCTCTGGCTACAAAACGATCCGATTAAAGTTGCAATATGGCAAACCGAATTCCGCATCGCCGATTTATAATTCGAGCGTTTTCGCAACTTCGCTCAAAAATTCCGAAGGCATCGACAATCATTTGGTGGAAACCGATTCCCCGGATGATTTTGATGTGACGCATATTCGTGTGGTGGTCGCTTCGAGTGCGCTGGGAAATGTGTACGAAGGCTCTGTCGGCGCAACGCTTTATTGCGACGCCATGCGTTTGATTTACGAATAA
- a CDS encoding PHP domain-containing protein has product MTDALKQKIGFADLHLHTNLSDGSLTPLEVVKLSKRKGLRCISVTDHDTLASYSATKPYADELGIEIIPGIEVSAVWQGRDVHILGYFCDPTNLAMNMELEESAKQRISRAKAILKKLSSLGVNLSFEKVMTYCKGKVVGRPHIAMALVDEEYVSNFGEAFNKYLADGAPAFVEKRGLNPQQTIRLIENAGGIAVLAHPYKSNVDNLIPDLVEVGLKGIETYSPAQKGAVGRRYREIAERYSLLGTGGSDFHTENSPYGPNCMKMPYTVVEELRECREKFRAESF; this is encoded by the coding sequence ATGACCGATGCTCTCAAGCAAAAAATCGGATTTGCAGACCTGCACCTCCACACGAACCTTTCCGACGGCTCGCTCACTCCGCTAGAAGTGGTCAAACTTTCCAAAAGAAAGGGTCTCCGCTGTATTTCAGTGACCGATCACGACACGCTCGCCTCTTACTCCGCGACAAAGCCTTATGCCGACGAACTCGGAATTGAAATCATTCCAGGAATCGAAGTTTCTGCCGTGTGGCAAGGACGTGACGTTCACATTCTCGGCTATTTCTGCGACCCGACGAACCTCGCCATGAACATGGAACTGGAAGAAAGCGCGAAACAGCGAATTTCTCGCGCCAAGGCAATTCTCAAAAAACTTTCGTCGCTCGGCGTCAATTTGAGCTTTGAAAAGGTAATGACCTACTGCAAAGGTAAAGTCGTTGGACGTCCGCATATCGCCATGGCTTTGGTCGACGAAGAATACGTTTCGAATTTTGGCGAGGCATTTAACAAGTACCTCGCAGACGGAGCTCCAGCCTTTGTCGAAAAACGCGGTCTGAATCCGCAACAGACAATCCGTTTGATTGAAAATGCAGGTGGCATTGCGGTCCTCGCCCACCCATACAAGTCCAATGTCGATAACCTGATTCCAGACCTTGTCGAAGTAGGCCTCAAAGGGATTGAAACCTACTCGCCGGCACAAAAAGGCGCAGTCGGAAGGCGTTACCGAGAGATCGCCGAGCGTTACAGCTTGCTTGGCACGGGCGGTTCGGATTTTCACACCGAAAACAGCCCCTATGGCCCAAACTGCATGAAGATGCCATACACGGTCGTAGAAGAACTCCGCGAATGCCGTGAAAAGTTCCGCGCGGAATCCTTCTAA